The Microcoleus sp. bin38.metabat.b11b12b14.051 genome segment AATCGATTAATCATCTATCACCCGCCGCCCTCACCAGCGTCTTTGAATCGCAAAGTGAAGTCATCTCAGTCTTAGCTGAATTGGGCGTAATTATTCTGCTGTTTGAAATTGGCTTGGAGTCCGATCTCAGACAACTCAAAGCAGTCGGAATTCAAGCTACCGTTGTCGCTTGTGTTGGCGTAGCAGTACCGTTTATCGCCGGTACTGCGGGCTTGATGATTATTTTTCATACGGCGGCGATTCCGGCAATTTTTGCGGGGGCTGCTTTGACAGCAACCAGCATCGGAATTACCTCTAAAGTGTTGTCTGAATTGGGACGGCTACAATCGAAAGAAGGTCAAATTATTGTCGGTGCCGCAGTAATTGATGATGTGTTGGGAATTATTGTTTTGGCAGTGGTTGCAAGTTTAGCAAAAACTGGTGAAATTGATGTTGTTAATGTCATCTATTTGATCGTCGGTGCCACTGCATTTCTGTTAGGTTCGATTCTGTTGGGCAGTATCTTTAACAAAATCTTTACAGCGGCAGTCGAAACACTAAAAACTCGCGGAAATATAGTTATCCCCGCGTTTATCTTTGCTTTCTTCATGGCTTTTCTGGGTAATGCAATTCATCTCGAAGCGATTTTGGGTGCGTTTGCGGCTGGTTTAGTTTTGGATGAAAGTGATGCTCGGAATGAGTTGGATGAATTGGTAAAACCGATCGCCGATTTGTTTGTTCCCATCTTTTTTGTAACCGTCGGCGCCCGCGCGGATTTGGGGGTTTTGAACCCAACAGTACCAGAGAATCGGGCGGGGCTTTTGATTGCGGTATTTTTGATTGTAGTGGCGATTTTGGGGAAGCTGGTGACAGGTTGGGCGGTATTTGGTCAGCCTGGAATCAATCGATGGGCGATCGGAGTAGGGATGATTCCTCGGGGTGAAGTTGGGTTAGTCTTTGCTGCGATCGGTTCGGCGAGCGGGGTTCTGGA includes the following:
- a CDS encoding cation:proton antiporter, with the translated sequence MFLNHTITAFSSGIASLIAPLPLLATVDSENSPIVLSGVLLSLVVIYLASKLGAEVARNLDFPPVLGELVAGVIVGVSALHLIVFPEAGLSASNSGIMTVLQSINHLSPAALTSVFESQSEVISVLAELGVIILLFEIGLESDLRQLKAVGIQATVVACVGVAVPFIAGTAGLMIIFHTAAIPAIFAGAALTATSIGITSKVLSELGRLQSKEGQIIVGAAVIDDVLGIIVLAVVASLAKTGEIDVVNVIYLIVGATAFLLGSILLGSIFNKIFTAAVETLKTRGNIVIPAFIFAFFMAFLGNAIHLEAILGAFAAGLVLDESDARNELDELVKPIADLFVPIFFVTVGARADLGVLNPTVPENRAGLLIAVFLIVVAILGKLVTGWAVFGQPGINRWAIGVGMIPRGEVGLVFAAIGSASGVLDKPLEVSIIIMVILTTFVAPPFLRIAFGDTIEPPASGEPSSDKTAISG